TCGGCTTCGGCTTCGGGTTCGGCCTCGGTTTCGGCTTCGGGCGCCGGCTCCGGCTCGGCCAGGTCGACGCCGAGGAAGGTCGCCAGCGCCTCGTTGAAGGCGATCGGGTCCTCGATGTTGGGCAGGTGCCCCACGTTGGGGATCACCACGAGCTCGCCCTTGAGCAGCAACCGCAGGCTGCGGGCGTCGGCGATCGGCGTGATCCGGTCGAGCTCGCCGACGATCACGAGCCCCCGCAGGTCGGCCTGACGCAGCAGGAGCATCGAGTCGGGCCGGGTCTTCATGGCCTCCAGCGCGGCGATCCACCCCTCGGCGGTCGCACCGTCGGCCAGGGCGTGGACGTAGCTCACCAGGTCGCTGCGGGCCATCGAGCCGGACGACAGCTGGCTCTCCACCAGGCTCTTGGCCAGCGACGTCAGCTCCGACCCGGAGCGGATCTGCTGCTGGGTGTCGGTGCGACGGGCCGCGCCGGGACCGTCGTCGGACAGCGCCCGGGTGTCGGACAGCACCAGTTGGGCGACCCGGTCGGGGTGGTGGCGCAGCATCGCCATGG
This region of Acidimicrobiales bacterium genomic DNA includes:
- a CDS encoding alpha/beta hydrolase — encoded protein: MPLLEVNDDHIHVIDRGAGDVLLFLHAFPFQSAMWDYQLEAFEGTHRCLAVDLPGFGGSPPPPSEPPASMQRWANLVAGVLDQLGVDTATVVGCSMGGYLAMAMLRHHPDRVAQLVLSDTRALSDDGPGAARRTDTQQQIRSGSELTSLAKSLVESQLSSGSMARSDLVSYVHALADGATAEGWIAALEAMKTRPDSMLLLRQADLRGLVIVGELDRITPIADARSLRLLLKGELVVIPNVGHLPNIEDPIAFNEALATFLGVDLAEPEPAPEAETEAEPEAEAEATADVDAGDVTGSGTAAED